The DNA sequence ACTGCGACTATCGTGCTGGCCGACAGCGCGCTGCGTGCTGGCGAGACGACCCAGGTCACCATCACCTTCAGCGAAGCGGTGAACGGCCTCGACCTGGCCGACCTCACCGCCCAGAACGGCACCCTGGCCAACCTGGCCAGCAGCGACGGTGGCATCACCTGGACGGCGACCTTTACCCCGGCGGTGGCGGTGCAGGATGCCAGCAACGTCATCAGCCTGAACAACAGCGGCATCGCCGACCTGGCCGGCAACGTCGGCACCGGCACCACCCAGTCGGCCAACTACACGGTCAACACCGTGCTGCCCAGCGCCACCATCGTGGTCGCCGACAGCGCCCTGCGTGCCGGCGAGACGAGCCTGGTGACCATCACCTTCAGCGAGGCGGTCAGCGGCTTCGACAACAGCGACCTGAGCGTGAGCAACGGCAGCTTGAGTGCCATGAGCAGCAGCGATGGCGGCGTGACCTGGACGGCGACCTTCACCCCGGCGGCCAACGTCGAAGACGCCAGCAACCTGATCACCCTGGACAACAGCGGAGTGGTCGGCGCCTCCGGCAACGCCGGGGTCGGCACCACCGACTCCAACAACTACGCCATCGATACCCAGCGCCCGACGGCCAGCATCGTGGTTGCCGATAGCCAGCTGGGCGCCGGCCAGACCAGCCTGGTGACCATCACTTTCAACGAGGCGGTAAGCGGCCTGTCCCTGGCCCAGCTCCAGGCCGATAACGGCGTGCTGAGCGGCCTGGCCAGCAGCGATGGCGGTATCACCTGGACGGCCATCTTGACGCCGACCACCGGCAGCCAGAGCAACGGCAACCGGGTGTACCTGGACACCGGCCTGGTCACCGACGCCCAAGGCAACCACGGCGACAGCACGGCGCAGTCCAACGCCTATCTCGTCGATACCCGTGCGCCGAGCGTGACCAGCGTTGGCGGGCCGGTTGCTGGCGTGACCTACAATGCCGGCGATGCGTTGGTGTTCGTGGTCAATGCCAGCGAGGCGGTCGAGGTCAATGGCTCTCCGCGGCTGCTGCTGGAGGTGGGCGGGCGCACGGTCTACGCCGAGCTGGTGGCCGGTGCGGGCACGGCGACCCTGGTGTTCCAGTACATCGTCCAGGCCGGCGACAACGACAGCGACGGCATCAGCGTGACGGGCCTGGCGGCCAACGGTGCGAGCTTGAACGATGCACTGGGCAATGCCATGAACCTCACCTTGAACAACATTGCCGATATGCGCCAGGTACTGGTCGACACCCAGGCACCGGCCGCGCTTGCCATCGTCACCCTCGACCCATCGCCAAGCAATGCGCAGAGCGTGCGCTTTACCGTGACCTTCAGCGAACGCGTCAATGGCGTGGACCTGAGCGACTTCAGCCTGGCCAGCAGCGGTTCCGCCAGCGGTACGTTGAGCGGGCTGCGCCAGCTCGGCGAAGGTGTCTACGAAATCACCGTCAGTGGCGTGAGCGGCACCGGCACCTTGGGCCTGAACCTCAAGGCCAGCGGTACCGGCATCAGCGACGTCGCCGGCAACCTGCTCAGTGGCGGCCTGGTGGGCGCCGCCTACAGCATCGATCGCGATGCGCCCACGGTAAGCAGTGTCGGCGTGCCGGCCGCGGTCGCCTACAACGCCGGTGATGTGCTGACCTTCGTGGTCAATACCAGCGAAGCGGTCATCGTCGATGGCGTTCCACAGCTGGCCCTGGATATCGGTGGGCGTACGGTGTTTGCCGACTTCGTCGCCGGATCGGCGACCACCACGCTGGTGTTCCAGTACCGCATCCAGGCCGGCGACAACGATGCCGATGGCGTGCAGGTACTGGGCCTTTCGGCCAATGGTGCGAGCCTGCATGATGCGCTCGGCAATGCGCTGAATCCGGGGCTCAATGCGGTGGGGGACAGCGCCGGGGTGACGGTCGACACACGTCTGCCAAGCGTCGAGTCGATCGTTCCGGTTCCGCTTTCCACGCCTGGCAGCCAAGCGTTCACGGTCACCTTCAGCGAGGAGGTCAGGGGTGTCGACCTGGCTGATTTCCAGCTGCTCGCGACCGGCAGTGCCACCGGCACCTTGCAATCGCTGGTGCGTATCGACGGCCACACCTGGCAAATCAATGTCGCTGCAGTGGCGGGTAGTGGCACGCTGGCACTGGCACTGAAAGCCGATGGCACCGGCATCAGCGACATTGCCGGGAATGCCTTGGTGGGCGGTTTCAGCGGCCAGGGCCAGCCATTGCCGTCCAGCGATGGCGACCCGGAGTACCGTGCCTATCCGCCTGCAAAACCGGGCCTTCCCGGCTCGACTGCAGCGGTGCACGCGCCGCTTGCAGTGCCGCTGCCGCCGTTCCAGTCGCCGCTGGTGCCGCAGCCATTGTTCGAGGTGCCGAGCCCGGGCGGTGGCTTGCCGACCGTTGGCGATATCTTCATTCGCAACGGTGCCTTGGCCCCGAGCTACCTGGCCCAGGTTTTCGTGGGGCAGCAGCATGCCCTCGGCGATGGTTCCGGCGCGGGCTTCCTCGGCTTCGGCGGCGGCGATGCCAATGTCTTCGGCGCCAGCAGCCTGGCCAATATCTTTGACAAGACGCTGCCGGATGATGGCGGCCAGTACGAGCTGAACGGGGGTAAACCGTGGCGCCAGGGCGCCGAGGCCGGGGCAGGCAAGGGCCTGTCCGGGGCACCGACCCTCAGCCAGCAATTGCAGGCATACAAGGACGCTGAGCAGCGCCAGGCCAGTAAGCTGGCCCAGGCGCTGGGACAGATTAAGGCAGCTACCCCTCAGGCGTGAGCGTCGGCCATGAGGGGCGACAAGACCAGAAAAACAAGCAATTTGCCGTGCCAAAGGGGGCGGAAGGGATGAGTAGAGCGTCAAGGATATTTGCGGTAAGCCTGTTGGCATTGGCGGTGACCGGCTGTGCCGTCAAGACCCAGCCGATCGAGCGCAGCGTCAGCGAGCAGCGGGCACGGCAGGATCTGGCCAGCATGTTCAAGGGCCAGGAGGCTTTGCAAGGCCCGCTGACACTGCACCAGGCGATGGCGCGGGCAGTCAAGTATAACCTGGAAGCTCGCCTGAAGGTCATGGAGGAAGCCCTGGCCCAGCGTCAGGTGGACCTGGCCACGTTCGACATGCTGCCCCGTATGGCGGCCTCCGCGGGCTATGCCGGGCGTAGCAACGTCAGCGCTTCCAGCAGCCGCAGCGTGCTGACCAATACCCAATCCCTGGAACCCTCGACTTCCCAGGACCGCGACCGGGACGTGGCCGACCTGACCATGGTCTGGAACGTGCTGGATTTCGGCGTCAGCTATGTCAGTGCCAAGCAGCAGGGCGACCAGCGCCTGATCGTGCAGGAGCGCCGCCGCAAGGTGGTACAGACCATCATTCAGGACGTGCGTTCGGCATACTGGCGGGCGGTGGCCGCCGAGCGCCTGCTCAAGCAGATCGACACCTTGATGGCGCGGGTCGAGCAGGCTCGCGACAACAGCCAGCGCATGGGCGACCAGCGTATCGGTGACCCGATCCAGGCGTTGACCTACCAGCGTTCGCTGATCGAGGCGACCCGCCAGCTGGAAGAGCAGCGCCGGGCCTTGTCGCTGGCCAAGACTGAACTGGGCGCGTTGATCAACCTGCCGCCGGGCAGTGAGCTGACCCTGGCGCAGAACACCGATTATGCCGTGCCCGAACTGAAGGTGGGCCTGGACAGCCTGGAACAGCAGGCCTTGGCATCGCGCCCGGAACTGCGCGAGCAGGACTACCAGGCGCGCATCAGCGCCGCCGAGGTGCGCAAATCGATGTTGCGCATGTTGCCGGGCCTGGAGTTCTCCGCAGGTGGCCATTACGACAGCAACAGCTTCCTGACCAACCAGCACTGGGCCGACTATGGTGTGAAGATCACCTGGAACCTGTTCAATGTGCTGTCTGGCCCTGCCTCGATCGATGTCGCCAAGGCCGGCGAGCAGGTGGTCGAGGCGCGCCGCCAGGCGATGTCGATGGCCATCCTGGCCCAGCTGTACGTGGCCAATGCCAACTTCAGCGAGGCCCGCCGGCAATTCGCCACGAGCCAGCAACTGGTCGCTCTCGACCAGCAGATCGTCGAGCAACTGCGCAACCGCCAT is a window from the Pseudomonas anuradhapurensis genome containing:
- a CDS encoding TolC family protein; amino-acid sequence: MSRASRIFAVSLLALAVTGCAVKTQPIERSVSEQRARQDLASMFKGQEALQGPLTLHQAMARAVKYNLEARLKVMEEALAQRQVDLATFDMLPRMAASAGYAGRSNVSASSSRSVLTNTQSLEPSTSQDRDRDVADLTMVWNVLDFGVSYVSAKQQGDQRLIVQERRRKVVQTIIQDVRSAYWRAVAAERLLKQIDTLMARVEQARDNSQRMGDQRIGDPIQALTYQRSLIEATRQLEEQRRALSLAKTELGALINLPPGSELTLAQNTDYAVPELKVGLDSLEQQALASRPELREQDYQARISAAEVRKSMLRMLPGLEFSAGGHYDSNSFLTNQHWADYGVKITWNLFNVLSGPASIDVAKAGEQVVEARRQAMSMAILAQLYVANANFSEARRQFATSQQLVALDQQIVEQLRNRHQAEGIGELELIQGELNALQADLRRDLAYAELRNSYGQLFASAGLDPLPATLPSGELADIAQALSSSEARWQQGDITPGS